The proteins below are encoded in one region of Chitinophagaceae bacterium:
- a CDS encoding RagB/SusD family nutrient uptake outer membrane protein, producing MRVIRYTLLIAFTLAFAGCKKWLDLKPQDGIVKEEFWKTKEQVKASVIGIYSSMMEYSSGSYSQPTYVPSLAELLFVWGESRADNIATATASSADDIALVNVNIQATNVNANWKPFYRTINFCNTVIEKAPEVLTNDNTFTQAQLDNYLSEALTVRALMYFYLTRTFGDVPLKLDATLSDENINPIAKSTQAKILEQIVSDLKLAESKAVTTYGDAASDKGRVTVYTINAILADVYLWMEKYTESVAECNKIINSGKFGLIKGASVNPPVYDYNDNWFNTLYFNGNSNEGIFELQYSVQRLNPYFGIFSSSVSSRRWTAVADLMDRVFTVDFTNDQNYDIRGDGASVRAATSTVWKYVGANSTGLRTVDQSFAHWFFYRYADIMMIKAEALNELGQGQDALDIVYAIRKRANALDATDLSPSATDKNMIQDFILQERAREFCFEGKRWYDVLRNAKRKNYERLNLLLNMVSISVPSNMQQSAQAKMKDLNSHYLPIYLYELQTNKLLVQNPFYK from the coding sequence ATGAGAGTTATACGATACACATTATTAATTGCTTTTACACTTGCATTTGCAGGATGTAAAAAATGGCTTGATCTGAAACCCCAGGATGGAATTGTGAAGGAAGAATTCTGGAAAACTAAGGAACAGGTAAAAGCTTCTGTTATAGGAATTTATTCTTCCATGATGGAGTATTCATCAGGTTCATATTCTCAGCCAACGTATGTTCCATCTTTAGCAGAATTGCTTTTTGTATGGGGAGAAAGCAGGGCCGATAATATTGCAACAGCAACTGCAAGCAGTGCAGATGATATTGCACTGGTGAATGTAAACATACAGGCTACCAATGTAAATGCAAACTGGAAACCTTTTTACAGAACCATTAATTTCTGCAATACAGTTATTGAAAAAGCACCGGAGGTACTTACAAATGATAACACATTTACCCAGGCGCAGTTAGACAATTATCTCAGTGAAGCATTAACAGTCAGAGCATTGATGTACTTCTATCTGACAAGAACATTTGGTGATGTGCCTTTGAAATTAGATGCAACTCTGAGCGACGAAAATATTAACCCGATTGCCAAATCAACCCAGGCAAAAATTCTCGAACAGATCGTCAGTGATTTGAAACTGGCAGAATCCAAAGCGGTAACAACCTATGGTGATGCAGCTTCAGATAAAGGAAGGGTTACTGTTTACACTATTAATGCAATCCTTGCAGATGTTTACCTGTGGATGGAAAAATATACTGAGTCGGTTGCAGAATGCAATAAAATAATTAACTCAGGTAAGTTTGGATTAATCAAAGGTGCATCCGTTAACCCTCCTGTGTATGATTACAATGATAACTGGTTCAATACACTTTACTTCAACGGGAATTCAAATGAGGGCATTTTTGAACTGCAATACAGTGTTCAGCGTTTGAATCCATACTTCGGTATCTTTTCTTCCAGCGTAAGTTCAAGAAGATGGACTGCTGTTGCCGATTTAATGGACAGAGTATTTACAGTAGATTTTACAAATGATCAAAATTATGACATACGTGGAGATGGAGCTTCTGTAAGAGCGGCTACTTCAACTGTATGGAAATATGTTGGCGCCAATTCCACAGGTCTCCGTACTGTTGATCAGAGTTTTGCACATTGGTTTTTTTACCGCTATGCAGATATCATGATGATAAAAGCAGAAGCACTGAATGAACTGGGACAGGGGCAGGACGCATTGGATATTGTATACGCCATCCGCAAAAGAGCGAATGCATTAGATGCTACGGATCTGAGCCCATCAGCAACTGATAAGAATATGATCCAGGATTTTATTCTGCAGGAAAGAGCAAGAGAGTTTTGTTTTGAAGGCAAGCGCTGGTACGATGTGCTGAGAAATGCCAAAAGAAAAAATTATGAGCGGTTGAATTTATTATTGAATATGGTATCGATCAGCGTACCCTCAAATATGCAGCAATCGGCACAGGCTAAAATGAAAGATTTGAACAGTCATTATCTGCCCATTTACTTATATGAACTGCAAACAAATAAGCTTTTAGTACAAAATCCTTTTTACAAATAA